Genomic segment of Dehalococcoidia bacterium:
GCGGCCCCAGCCGCCGCGAGCGCACGAGAGGCGTGTCCCCTTCCCCGAGGGTGATGACGGGTGTGCGCTCCGTAAGGGGCAGCAGCTCGCGGTAGCGCAACAGCACGCCCCTGCCCTTATTGCTCCGTCTGTTCCATGCCACCGCGGATCTCCTGTATCTCCTGGCGAATGACGTCCTGCAGGCGCCGTCGCTGCCGCTCCAGCAGCTGCAGCACCTGCTTCATGGTCGCCCGCGTCCGCTGCCGGTGGTCCTCCATCTGCTGTTGCAGGACCAGGAGGCTCTGGGCCTGCTCCTGGACCCGCTGGGAGAGCAGCTCCAGGTGGCGCTGCTGCTCCTCCCGCTGGCCCTGCTGGCGCTCCATGTCGCCCTCCAGGGCGGCTAGCTGCTGGGCGAGGCGGTCGGCCAGCGAGCGGACCTGGCGCCACTCGTCCCGGCCGCCCTCGGCCTGTCCCAATCCCATCTCCAGCTTCTGGACCTGTTCCGAGAGCTGCTGGAGGGCACCCTGCTGCACCTGGAAGCGTCCCAGCAGGGCCTCGTGCCGCTCCTGAAGGAGGGCGAGGTCGGCAGTGGCCTTGGCCACCGCCTCTTCCATTGAGAGGAGGCGCTCCACCTGCTGGTGAACGCGGGCCAGGCCCTCCTGGAGGCGGGTGCCCGCTCCCTCCGACTCCCGCTGGAGGAGGGCCAGGGCCTCCTCCAGCCGACGCAGGGCGCCGTCCTGAGCGCGCACCTGCTCCTCCAGGGCGGCCGTCCTGGCCTCCAGCGCCTCCATCTGCTGGGCCAGGGCGGCACCCGTCTGGTGGAACTGTTCGAGGTCGGCCCGCCGCTGACGGAGGGCGTCGCTGGCTAGGCCCAGGGCCTGGTCGTGGCGACGCTCCATCTGGGCCAGGCGCGCCTGCAGGAGGCGCACCTCCTCCTGCAGGGCGGGAAGGGCGTGGGCCAGCCGCTGCAGTCCGTCCAGCACGTCGCGTGCCTGCTGGAGGGCAGCAGCGACCTGCCTGGTCTCCTCCTGGGTGCGGCGCAGGCTGCGCTCCATCTGCTGGAGCTGGCCCAGGAGGTAGGCCGGCTGGCCATTGGGCTGGCCCCTCTCCTCCATTCAGCCCTCCACCCGCAGGAAGTTGCCCACGTTGCAGACCACCTCCAGCCGCTCCAGGTCGGCCATGGTGGCGCGGACATCGGCCTCGCGTGCGCTGTGGGTCATGATGACGATCTCGGCCGTCTGGGCGGCCTCGTTGGTCTCCTTCTGGATGACGGAGGCGATGCTGACCTGGTGGTCGCCGAAGCAGCGGGCGATCTGGGCCAGCACGCCCGGACGGTCGGCCACCTCCATGCGGATATAGTAGCGGCAGCGCAGCTCAGACATGGGGCGCAGGGGCAGGCTCTGGGCGCCCTGCCAAGGCGCAGGCGGGCGGCCGTGGGTGAGGGCCTGGGCGGCATCGAGGATATCGGCGATGACGGCGCTGGCGGTGGGCGCCGCTCCTGCGCCCGGCCCCTGAAAGACCACCCGCCCCAGCAGGTCGCCCTCCACCTCGATGGCGTTGAGGACGCCGTCCACCTTGGCCAGCAGCTCGTCCTGCGAGAGCAGCACCGGATGCACCCGCGCCTCCACCGCCTCGCCGCCGTCGTCCGAGCTGCGGCGGGCGATGGCCAGCAGCTTGATGCAGTAGCCCAGCTCGCGCGCATAACGGAAGTCCCGCCCCTGCAGTCGGGCGATGCCCTCGCGGTAGATGGCCTCGGGCGGCACATAGGTGTGGAACGCTAGGCTGGCCAGAATGGCCAGCTTGTAGACCGCGTCGTGACCCTCCACGTCGTTGCTCGGGTCGGGCTCGGCGTAACCCAACTCCTGGGCCTGGGCCAGAGCGGTGGCGAAGTCCATCCCCTCCCGGTCCATGCGGGTGAGGATGTAGTTGGTGGTGCCGTTGATGATGGCCCGCAGGCCCCGTATCTCGTTGGCCGACAGGTCCCGCTTGAGGGGGGAGATGATGGGTATGCCGGCGCCCACGCTGGCCTCGTAGAGGATGTCGACCCCCCGGCGGTGGGCCAGGGCCAGGAGGTCCGGCCCGTGCTTGGCCATCACCTCTTTGTTGGCGGTGACGACGTAGCGTCCCCGCTCCAGGGCGCGGCGAATGTAGTCCAGGGCAGGCCTCTCGCCACCCATCACCTCCACCACGATGTGCACCTCGTCGTCGTCCAGGACCAGGTCGGCCTGGTCGGTCAACAGGGACGGGTCCAGGGGGAGCGGACGCTGTCGCTGAAGGTCGCGCACCAGGACGCGGCGCAGCCGGAGGGGGCGGCCCAGGCGGCGGGCATAGACCTCCCCTTTTTCCAGAAGGGCGCGGGCCACCCCGCTCCCCACCACCCCTAGCCCCAGGAGGGCCACGTTTACCGGCGCGGCCATCGGCGCTACCTCAGACGCCGTAGACTTCCTTCAGCAGCCAATTCAGCTTCCTGGTATCCCCGGTGAGGGGGTCGACATAATTGCGGATCTCCACCTGGAGTCGCTTCTGGGCCAGCCAGTCGTCCAGGGCACGGCGGGCCAGCACCAGCTTCTGGGTGTCGTTGAGGGTGTGCTGGGGGTCCCGCTCCAGCACCTGGTAGACGTAGACCAGGGCCGACTCCGGGTCCTGGTACCGGGCCATCTCCCCCGGCTGGAGGCCGAAGAGGACCGTCTCGGCCCCTGCCGGCAGGGCGCCCCGGGGCATCCAGCCCACCTCACCCCCGTTCTGACGGGTGGTGCTGTCCAGGGACTCGGCCCTGGCCACGGCGGCGAAGTCCTCTCCCCCCCGGACGCGGGCGATGATCTGGTCGGCCTGGGCGATGCTGCGCACCACTATCTGACGATAGCGGACTGCCTCGGCCTGGGCCGGCACCTGGGCCTGGAAGTGGTCCAGGGCCTTGTCCAGCAGCAGTTCCCCCTCCACCATCCAGCGATACTGCTGGTCGGTGAGGCCGCTGCGCTGCAGCTCCTGCTGGTACAGATTGGG
This window contains:
- a CDS encoding homoserine dehydrogenase, producing the protein MAAPVNVALLGLGVVGSGVARALLEKGEVYARRLGRPLRLRRVLVRDLQRQRPLPLDPSLLTDQADLVLDDDEVHIVVEVMGGERPALDYIRRALERGRYVVTANKEVMAKHGPDLLALAHRRGVDILYEASVGAGIPIISPLKRDLSANEIRGLRAIINGTTNYILTRMDREGMDFATALAQAQELGYAEPDPSNDVEGHDAVYKLAILASLAFHTYVPPEAIYREGIARLQGRDFRYARELGYCIKLLAIARRSSDDGGEAVEARVHPVLLSQDELLAKVDGVLNAIEVEGDLLGRVVFQGPGAGAAPTASAVIADILDAAQALTHGRPPAPWQGAQSLPLRPMSELRCRYYIRMEVADRPGVLAQIARCFGDHQVSIASVIQKETNEAAQTAEIVIMTHSAREADVRATMADLERLEVVCNVGNFLRVEG
- a CDS encoding SurA N-terminal domain-containing protein; its protein translation is MRRSGETSWRLLATLGVLVLLAAGAALASFAVARGIWEQRNRPNSAAIRVGENTYSLRYFAQRLRLHLQDVGGANSNLGQPANALSAVAQRIVQEELLHRFGAELGLALEPQEVDDALRQRVGAQPPAEGQEDPFPNLYQQELQRSGLTDQQYRWMVEGELLLDKALDHFQAQVPAQAEAVRYRQIVVRSIAQADQIIARVRGGEDFAAVARAESLDSTTRQNGGEVGWMPRGALPAGAETVLFGLQPGEMARYQDPESALVYVYQVLERDPQHTLNDTQKLVLARRALDDWLAQKRLQVEIRNYVDPLTGDTRKLNWLLKEVYGV